One stretch of Sphingomonas ginsenosidivorax DNA includes these proteins:
- the ahpC gene encoding alkyl hydroperoxide reductase subunit C yields the protein MSIVGARLKPFTAQAYRQGSFVTVSEADVLGKWAVFFFYPADFTFVCPTELEDLADNAATFRTMGVEIYSVSTDTHFSHKAWHDTSPAIGKIDFTMIGDPAGVVTNNFDIMREGQGLADRGTFVVDPDGVIQLVEITSEGVGRNAMELLRKVKAAQYIAAHPGEVCPAKWEEGDTTLAPSLDLVGKI from the coding sequence ATGTCCATCGTCGGCGCACGCCTCAAGCCGTTCACCGCTCAGGCGTATCGCCAGGGCAGCTTTGTCACCGTCAGCGAAGCCGACGTTCTCGGCAAGTGGGCAGTGTTCTTCTTCTACCCGGCTGACTTCACCTTCGTCTGCCCGACCGAGCTGGAGGATCTGGCCGACAACGCTGCGACCTTCCGGACAATGGGAGTCGAAATCTACTCGGTATCAACCGATACCCACTTCAGCCACAAGGCCTGGCACGACACGTCGCCGGCGATCGGAAAGATCGATTTCACCATGATCGGCGACCCCGCAGGTGTCGTCACCAACAACTTCGACATCATGCGTGAGGGCCAAGGGCTCGCAGATCGCGGCACCTTCGTCGTTGACCCGGACGGCGTCATCCAACTCGTCGAGATCACCTCTGAGGGCGTCGGCCGCAACGCCATGGAACTGCTGCGCAAGGTGAAGGCCGCGCAGTATATCGCCGCACATCCCGGCGAGGTGTGTCCCGCCAAGTGGGAAGAGGGTGACACGACGCTCGCGCCGTCCCTCGACCTGGTCGGCAAGATCTGA
- a CDS encoding metal-dependent hydrolase family protein — protein MNAESTLFCNVNILDGTGAQPYRGDVLVRGNRIDRIARAGQTCIAHDLATNVVDGGGHRTLMPGLCDAHTHITWNNGTNLHATTALPIEEHLLLTIDNARTYLDCGYTMCVGAASAKERLDVVIRDSINSGRIPGPRLLASGMEIATTGADVNPSLTADGVEEIRKTVRSVCKLGVDTVKLSMSGEQITGAALNHETFFTDAEVAVAVEEASRRGARVCAHARNQHSIKLCVKHGVNIIYHASFVDEEALDMLEAAKDRVFVAPGLAWLIMTCYHASDWGITPEAAEQMGYVDELENAIESMKKMHQRGIRVLPGGDYGFAWTPHGTYAKDLEYFVDLLGFTPMETILSATKLGGEIMGDPEHLGQLREGYFADLLLVDGDPLRDITILQDRDNLLAIMKDGAFHKAPPSAEARIQRLPRFDHLRVVAA, from the coding sequence ATGAACGCAGAATCCACGCTCTTTTGCAACGTCAACATTCTGGATGGCACTGGTGCGCAGCCCTATCGCGGAGACGTGCTCGTCCGCGGCAATCGCATCGACCGGATCGCGCGGGCCGGCCAGACGTGTATCGCCCACGACTTGGCGACCAACGTCGTCGACGGTGGCGGGCATAGGACGCTCATGCCCGGGCTATGCGACGCACACACCCATATCACCTGGAACAACGGCACCAACCTTCACGCGACAACCGCGCTCCCGATCGAGGAGCATCTGCTTCTGACCATCGACAATGCCCGTACCTACCTCGATTGCGGCTACACGATGTGCGTCGGCGCGGCCTCGGCCAAGGAGCGTTTGGACGTGGTCATTCGCGACTCCATCAATTCCGGCCGCATCCCGGGACCGCGCCTGTTGGCATCCGGCATGGAGATCGCGACCACCGGTGCGGATGTGAACCCGTCGCTGACGGCAGACGGCGTGGAAGAGATCCGCAAGACGGTGCGCTCGGTATGCAAGCTCGGCGTCGACACGGTAAAGCTGAGCATGTCCGGCGAGCAGATCACCGGTGCCGCGCTGAACCATGAGACTTTCTTCACCGATGCCGAGGTCGCCGTAGCGGTCGAGGAGGCGAGCCGTCGCGGCGCCCGGGTCTGTGCCCACGCGCGTAATCAGCATTCGATCAAGCTCTGCGTGAAGCACGGGGTGAACATCATCTACCATGCGAGCTTCGTGGACGAGGAGGCGCTCGACATGCTCGAGGCCGCGAAGGATCGTGTCTTCGTCGCCCCCGGCCTCGCCTGGCTCATCATGACTTGCTACCATGCGTCGGACTGGGGGATCACGCCCGAGGCGGCCGAGCAGATGGGCTATGTCGACGAACTTGAGAACGCCATCGAGAGCATGAAGAAAATGCATCAGCGTGGCATCCGGGTACTGCCCGGCGGCGACTATGGCTTCGCTTGGACGCCCCATGGCACCTATGCCAAGGACCTCGAATATTTCGTCGACCTGCTCGGCTTCACGCCGATGGAGACGATCCTGTCGGCAACGAAGCTCGGCGGCGAGATCATGGGGGACCCCGAACATCTCGGCCAGCTGCGCGAGGGATATTTCGCGGACCTTCTGCTCGTCGACGGGGATCCTCTCCGCGATATCACGATCCTTCAGGATCGGGACAATCTGCTTGCGATCATGAAGGATGGCGCCTTCCACAAGGCACCTCCGAGCGCCGAGGCACGCATCCAGCGCCTGCCGCGCTTCGACCATCTTCGGGTGGTCGCTGCCTGA
- a CDS encoding siderophore-interacting protein yields the protein MHLQTRYPAFDAEVTSVEQVTKRMRRVTFRSEAFRDLNDLLPGQWMKVFFDEQTAGRAYTVRAVRAAVGEIDMDFVLHGETSKHGPAASWIRQVGRGRRVRLYGPRSDFRHDPDRRLCLFGDECALPAICVILESLPQRAPCIAVIEGADRPAIGRLCSNAGLVNSSVVQMPERGGEGLLAVGRHLLLTPETDQIWVGCESTMARRLRAEFLELGFDRRSLHVSGYWKRGVSDHVDSDSDY from the coding sequence ATGCACCTCCAAACTCGATATCCTGCATTCGACGCGGAGGTGACGTCTGTCGAACAGGTGACGAAGCGAATGCGGAGAGTCACCTTCCGCAGCGAAGCGTTTCGCGACCTAAACGACCTTTTGCCTGGTCAGTGGATGAAGGTCTTCTTCGACGAGCAGACTGCAGGGCGCGCGTACACGGTTCGGGCCGTGCGTGCAGCGGTAGGCGAGATCGACATGGATTTCGTCCTTCATGGAGAAACGTCAAAGCACGGCCCTGCCGCCTCATGGATCCGGCAGGTAGGTCGTGGGCGCCGGGTTCGCCTCTACGGTCCCCGCAGTGACTTTCGGCATGATCCTGATCGCCGCCTCTGCCTCTTCGGGGATGAGTGCGCCCTTCCCGCGATATGCGTCATCCTTGAAAGCCTGCCACAGCGGGCGCCATGCATCGCCGTGATCGAGGGCGCAGATCGTCCTGCTATCGGTCGGCTTTGCAGCAACGCAGGCCTGGTAAACTCCAGCGTCGTGCAAATGCCTGAACGAGGCGGCGAGGGGCTGCTGGCTGTAGGACGTCATCTACTACTGACCCCTGAGACTGACCAGATCTGGGTCGGGTGCGAGAGTACCATGGCACGACGCCTTCGGGCCGAGTTCCTGGAGCTCGGCTTCGATCGGCGGTCGCTGCACGTATCGGGCTACTGGAAGCGCGGAGTGTCGGATCATGTCGACAGCGACAGTGACTATTGA
- a CDS encoding Fur family transcriptional regulator: protein MTRRQFVDADRCPEKKAQTDELRRELARRGCRATPERELIASIVREAVDHPDVNEIHRRGQLVQRGLSVATVYRTVKLLASLGIFIRHRFGNGRTRYEFAAAGHHDHLIDIETGQIVEFRDPQLAAMQSRLARKMGYEIVSYRLEVFAAKRKTPNNKTERTSLPAPTKAGTRLTLKPMVHASRSHHNSKGP, encoded by the coding sequence ATGACTAGAAGGCAATTTGTCGACGCGGACCGATGTCCTGAAAAGAAAGCCCAGACGGACGAACTTCGGCGTGAGCTTGCACGTCGTGGGTGCCGTGCTACGCCGGAGCGTGAACTTATTGCCAGTATCGTCCGCGAAGCCGTGGACCATCCCGACGTCAACGAAATCCACCGGCGTGGTCAACTCGTTCAGCGAGGCCTAAGCGTCGCAACCGTTTACCGCACCGTAAAGCTGCTTGCATCCCTTGGAATCTTCATCCGGCATCGCTTCGGCAATGGCAGAACCCGTTATGAGTTCGCAGCGGCAGGGCACCACGACCACCTAATTGACATCGAAACCGGGCAGATCGTCGAATTCCGCGATCCCCAGCTTGCCGCGATGCAAAGCCGGCTTGCGCGCAAAATGGGCTACGAGATCGTGTCATACCGGCTGGAGGTATTCGCGGCGAAGCGGAAGACGCCCAACAACAAGACGGAGCGTACCAGTTTGCCGGCGCCCACCAAGGCTGGAACAAGGCTCACCTTAAAGCCTATGGTTCATGCCAGTCGTAGCCATCACAATAGCAAAGGCCCGTAA
- a CDS encoding cupin domain-containing protein produces the protein MTKTFMFAGLLALTGMTSPASAQDAGVKGVTRTILGSGQPVAASGLELSLRRVVFAPGAKIPGEVHSGMQVIYVLSGRLSLRVLGGSAVVRKALPDGSMGPPMEVKAGPNPVILSPGDTALENETLVLAPSNPSKEPLVILAGSLMPVGKPQSVQITEPVSIP, from the coding sequence ATGACAAAGACATTTATGTTCGCTGGTTTACTTGCGCTGACGGGGATGACATCGCCAGCTTCGGCACAGGATGCAGGCGTCAAGGGCGTCACCCGGACTATCCTGGGGTCTGGACAGCCGGTGGCGGCATCCGGTCTAGAGCTTTCACTCCGCCGCGTGGTATTTGCGCCGGGCGCAAAGATCCCGGGTGAGGTGCATTCGGGGATGCAGGTGATCTACGTCCTATCAGGCCGGCTCTCACTGCGTGTCTTGGGCGGCAGCGCCGTAGTGCGCAAGGCACTCCCGGACGGGAGCATGGGGCCGCCGATGGAGGTCAAGGCAGGTCCAAACCCGGTTATTCTCAGCCCTGGCGACACCGCGCTTGAGAACGAGACCCTAGTGCTCGCCCCGTCTAATCCCTCCAAGGAGCCGCTCGTCATACTCGCGGGTTCACTGATGCCGGTTGGCAAGCCGCAGAGCGTACAGATCACCGAACCGGTCAGCATTCCCTGA
- the cyoB gene encoding cytochrome o ubiquinol oxidase subunit I, whose amino-acid sequence MSEKLLKTIFGRLTLESFPIHEPILIATFAMVAMAGAALISALTYFKVWGYLWKEWFTSVDHKKIGIMYMILGIVMLLRGFSDAIMMRIQQAIAFGANDGYLPAHHYDQVFTAHGVIMIFFVAMPFVTGLMNYVVPLQIGARDVSFPFLNNFSFWMTAAGAAIVMVSLFVGEFARTGWLAMPPLSGLDYSPDVGVDYYIWALQISGVGTLLSGVNLLTTILKMRASGMNMMKMPVFTWSALATNVLIVAAFPVLTAVLALLSLDRYLGTHFFTNTMGGNPMMYVNMIWIWGHPEVYILILPAFGVFSEVTSTFCGKRLFGYTSMVYALLVITILAYLVWLHHFFTMGSGASVNSFFGITTMIISIPTGAKIFNWLFTMYKGNIRFELPMMWAVAFMVTFTIGGTTGVLLAVPPADFVLHNSLFLVAHFHNVIIGGVLFGMFAGINYWFPKAFGFKLDKFWGTISFWFWTIGFYVAFMPLYVLGLMGVTRRLRHFEDPSLQIWFIIAAVGAAMIAIGIAAFLIQFYVSFRNREALRDVTGDPWDGRSLEWATSSPPPSYNFAFAPIVYDLDAWYDMKSKNAVRPVIGFHDIHMPRNTGAGIILAAISAAFALAMIWYIWWLAALAFVALLATAIGHTFNYDRDFRISADEVALAENERTRQLKASPR is encoded by the coding sequence ATGTCCGAAAAGCTGTTAAAGACTATTTTCGGGCGCCTGACGCTCGAAAGCTTTCCGATCCACGAACCGATCTTGATTGCGACCTTTGCGATGGTCGCGATGGCCGGTGCGGCATTAATATCCGCCCTCACCTATTTCAAGGTGTGGGGCTATCTGTGGAAGGAATGGTTCACCTCCGTCGATCACAAGAAGATCGGCATTATGTACATGATTCTCGGCATCGTCATGCTGCTGCGCGGCTTTTCGGATGCGATCATGATGCGCATCCAGCAGGCGATCGCCTTCGGCGCCAACGATGGCTATTTGCCCGCGCATCACTATGACCAGGTGTTCACCGCGCATGGCGTGATCATGATCTTCTTCGTCGCGATGCCGTTCGTCACCGGGCTGATGAACTATGTCGTGCCGTTGCAGATCGGCGCGCGCGACGTGTCGTTCCCCTTCCTCAACAACTTCAGCTTCTGGATGACCGCGGCCGGCGCAGCGATCGTCATGGTGAGCCTGTTCGTGGGTGAGTTCGCCCGCACAGGCTGGCTGGCGATGCCACCCCTGTCAGGGCTTGATTACTCACCCGATGTCGGGGTGGACTATTACATATGGGCGCTTCAGATCTCCGGAGTTGGCACATTGCTGTCCGGCGTCAACCTGCTCACGACGATTCTTAAGATGCGCGCTTCCGGTATGAACATGATGAAGATGCCGGTCTTCACGTGGTCAGCGCTTGCCACCAACGTGTTGATCGTTGCCGCCTTCCCGGTGCTGACCGCCGTCCTCGCGCTGCTTAGCCTTGATCGCTATCTCGGTACACACTTCTTCACCAACACCATGGGCGGCAACCCCATGATGTACGTCAACATGATCTGGATCTGGGGTCACCCGGAGGTGTACATCCTGATCCTGCCGGCGTTCGGCGTGTTCAGCGAGGTCACCTCGACCTTCTGCGGCAAGCGCCTGTTCGGCTATACGTCGATGGTCTACGCGCTGCTGGTCATCACCATCCTCGCCTACCTCGTCTGGCTGCACCACTTCTTCACCATGGGGTCGGGAGCGAGCGTCAATTCGTTCTTCGGCATCACCACGATGATCATCTCGATCCCCACGGGTGCCAAGATCTTCAACTGGCTGTTCACCATGTACAAAGGAAACATCCGGTTTGAGCTACCGATGATGTGGGCTGTTGCGTTCATGGTCACTTTCACCATTGGCGGCACAACCGGCGTGCTGCTCGCCGTTCCACCTGCCGACTTCGTCCTGCACAACTCCCTGTTCCTGGTTGCGCACTTCCATAACGTGATCATCGGCGGCGTGCTGTTTGGGATGTTCGCCGGGATCAACTACTGGTTCCCGAAGGCGTTCGGCTTCAAGCTCGACAAGTTCTGGGGCACGATCAGCTTCTGGTTCTGGACGATCGGCTTCTACGTCGCCTTCATGCCGCTCTATGTGCTCGGCCTGATGGGCGTGACGCGTCGCCTGCGCCACTTCGAGGACCCGTCGTTGCAGATCTGGTTCATCATCGCCGCGGTCGGGGCGGCGATGATCGCGATCGGCATCGCCGCCTTCCTGATCCAGTTCTACGTCAGCTTCCGTAACCGTGAGGCACTGCGCGACGTCACCGGCGATCCGTGGGACGGCCGAAGTCTGGAATGGGCGACGTCGTCGCCGCCACCGTCCTACAACTTCGCCTTCGCTCCGATCGTCTACGATCTCGACGCCTGGTACGACATGAAGTCGAAGAACGCGGTTCGTCCAGTGATCGGGTTCCACGATATCCACATGCCTCGCAACACTGGCGCCGGAATCATCCTCGCCGCAATATCAGCAGCTTTTGCGCTCGCGATGATCTGGTACATATGGTGGCTCGCGGCATTGGCGTTCGTCGCGCTTCTGGCGACGGCGATCGGCCACACCTTCAACTACGATCGGGACTTTCGTATTTCTGCTGACGAAGTGGCGCTCGCGGAGAATGAACGTACACGGCAACTCAAGGCCTCACCAAGGTAG
- a CDS encoding demethoxyubiquinone hydroxylase family protein, giving the protein MRALIRVDHAGEFGAVRIYDGQIAVLDRKNLHHEELQHMREQEREHHARFSELLANRNVRPTILLPLWHVAGYAVGLTTALMGPEAAMACTEAVEDAVVEHYDEQLALLGDSEPELSSIVARIRDEELEHRDHAITAGAHDTPGHTLVYGAIRFGCRIAIAISKIL; this is encoded by the coding sequence TTGCGCGCCCTCATCCGCGTCGACCACGCCGGTGAGTTCGGCGCCGTGCGGATCTATGATGGCCAAATCGCGGTGTTGGACCGAAAGAATCTCCATCACGAGGAACTGCAGCATATGCGGGAACAGGAGCGCGAGCATCACGCGCGCTTCTCCGAACTCCTCGCCAACCGGAACGTGCGTCCAACAATCCTTCTCCCACTGTGGCATGTAGCTGGGTACGCCGTCGGCTTGACCACTGCCCTTATGGGGCCAGAAGCCGCCATGGCCTGCACTGAGGCAGTCGAAGATGCGGTCGTAGAGCACTACGATGAGCAACTTGCCTTGCTGGGTGATAGCGAGCCTGAACTTTCATCCATCGTTGCAAGGATCAGGGATGAAGAACTGGAACACCGCGACCACGCCATAACGGCGGGAGCTCACGATACCCCTGGTCATACGCTGGTGTACGGAGCAATCCGCTTCGGCTGCCGGATCGCCATCGCGATCAGCAAAATACTGTAA
- a CDS encoding aldo/keto reductase: MENRRLGSSGLRVPALSFGTGTFGGAGDFFKAWGSTDADGAARLIDICLDHGITMFDSADGYSGGLAEQILGGAIRGKRDRLLVSTKVTFPTGDGANDYGSSRIHLIEAVHASMKRLGVDHLDLLQLHGQDLGTPVEETLSTLDQLVREGKVRYVGASNFSGWHLMKSLAAADRLGYPRHVAHQVYYSLLNREYEWELMPLGHDQGVGATIWSPLGWGKLTGRIRRGQPPRPGTRAHDIAGTGPQFDEERLYRIIDVLDILAEETGKTIPQIALNWLLRRPTVATVIVGARNEEQLIENAGASGWALSGEQVARLDEASTVPAPYPYGHQHGFPMLNETGLPTG; encoded by the coding sequence ATGGAAAATCGTCGTCTGGGCTCATCGGGCCTGCGCGTACCGGCCCTGTCGTTTGGCACCGGGACATTCGGCGGTGCCGGTGACTTCTTCAAGGCTTGGGGGTCCACCGACGCCGATGGTGCGGCACGACTCATCGACATCTGCCTCGATCACGGGATTACGATGTTCGACAGTGCCGACGGCTATTCGGGCGGCCTAGCGGAACAAATCTTGGGCGGAGCGATCCGCGGCAAGCGTGACCGACTGCTTGTTTCTACTAAAGTGACGTTCCCAACCGGCGACGGCGCGAACGATTACGGATCGTCGCGCATCCACCTGATCGAGGCCGTTCATGCGTCGATGAAACGCCTCGGAGTCGACCACCTCGACCTGCTGCAGTTGCATGGCCAAGACCTCGGCACCCCCGTCGAGGAGACATTGTCGACGCTTGATCAGCTCGTCCGGGAGGGCAAAGTACGCTATGTTGGCGCCTCCAATTTTTCAGGCTGGCACCTGATGAAGTCGCTCGCCGCTGCCGATCGGCTCGGTTATCCCCGACATGTTGCGCACCAGGTCTACTATTCACTGCTCAATCGCGAATACGAATGGGAGCTCATGCCGCTCGGCCATGATCAGGGCGTGGGTGCGACAATCTGGAGCCCGCTCGGCTGGGGCAAGCTAACTGGGCGGATCCGGCGTGGCCAGCCGCCCAGACCTGGCACCAGAGCGCATGACATCGCCGGCACGGGTCCGCAGTTCGATGAGGAGCGGCTGTACCGCATCATCGACGTTCTCGACATCCTCGCCGAAGAAACAGGCAAAACGATACCGCAAATCGCGCTCAACTGGCTCCTACGTCGCCCTACCGTCGCAACTGTCATCGTCGGTGCGCGCAACGAGGAACAGCTAATCGAAAATGCTGGTGCGTCGGGGTGGGCGCTCTCGGGCGAACAGGTGGCCCGTCTCGACGAGGCGAGCACCGTGCCCGCGCCATATCCGTATGGGCACCAGCACGGCTTCCCGATGTTGAACGAAACTGGTCTTCCGACTGGGTAG
- a CDS encoding AraC family transcriptional regulator, translating to MAIAFPQPEDSTHVVVTGFRTLAGSGDFSRHVHVDRAQLMYAARGLMHVATPAGRWILPPGRALWIAAQTEHSLEVNRPAELEILHFGVRTPRLPDWDGCAVVNVTPLVRYLIEACMGMDDAYALDTAEARRIGVLFDEVSTMSRAPVNLPSPRDTRAVRVAQIVMDDIASRSPLNQLARDAGASERTIERLFSAETGMSFGAWRARARMVVALERLAAGESVQATSFAVGYENPSSFIANFRTTFGATPGTYFNQ from the coding sequence ATGGCCATAGCATTCCCCCAGCCAGAGGATTCCACGCACGTCGTTGTCACGGGCTTTCGTACATTAGCGGGTTCGGGTGACTTCTCGCGCCACGTGCATGTCGATCGCGCTCAGCTGATGTATGCAGCACGCGGTCTGATGCACGTGGCAACACCAGCTGGCCGATGGATCCTGCCGCCGGGTCGCGCACTCTGGATCGCAGCGCAGACGGAACACAGCTTGGAGGTCAACCGACCTGCCGAACTGGAAATCCTTCATTTCGGCGTTCGTACGCCTAGACTTCCGGACTGGGATGGGTGTGCCGTTGTTAACGTCACGCCGCTTGTGCGCTATCTCATAGAGGCGTGCATGGGCATGGACGATGCATACGCCCTCGATACGGCCGAGGCGCGGCGGATCGGGGTTCTGTTCGATGAGGTTTCGACCATGTCCAGAGCACCCGTCAACCTGCCGTCGCCGCGTGATACGCGTGCTGTCCGCGTAGCCCAGATCGTTATGGACGATATCGCCAGTCGCTCGCCGCTGAACCAACTCGCACGGGATGCAGGAGCATCCGAGCGGACCATCGAGCGCCTGTTCTCCGCAGAAACGGGCATGAGTTTCGGCGCGTGGCGTGCCCGCGCCCGTATGGTTGTTGCCTTGGAACGTCTCGCTGCCGGAGAAAGCGTACAAGCGACATCTTTTGCCGTCGGGTACGAGAACCCGTCCAGTTTTATCGCTAACTTCCGTACCACGTTCGGCGCGACCCCGGGTACCTACTTCAATCAGTAA
- a CDS encoding transporter, with translation MAIGKRCQLVVVALLASGCCSGRAWADSVNQPGFTIGVPLYAELPTGLYVTNIAEVGVRKTAPDTRLSIYTPFFFLQTPWEVAGARIAPVFSPILADVKFDNGRHIRGLYNTYGGVQFTWKLDDAWGAGFRLGDFIKQTNKVAKPFNTIDTRFGVTYLKNGTHFTANFNYGLPTGRGVRLAPKYLNLDVTYSRHAGKLEYGWVGFGSTDTTTPFAGYRTQRQIATGPLLGYDFKNFALQLRATSDIYQHNYGGKEQRLWGVIAVPLWIDKGG, from the coding sequence ATGGCAATTGGAAAGCGCTGTCAGCTCGTTGTTGTCGCACTCTTGGCATCAGGCTGTTGTAGCGGCAGAGCCTGGGCTGACTCGGTAAACCAACCGGGTTTCACCATCGGCGTCCCCCTCTATGCCGAACTGCCAACGGGATTGTATGTGACGAACATTGCGGAAGTTGGTGTCCGCAAGACCGCCCCCGACACCCGCCTTTCAATCTACACACCCTTCTTCTTCCTTCAGACGCCGTGGGAGGTGGCGGGTGCGAGGATTGCGCCGGTCTTTTCGCCAATCCTGGCCGACGTTAAGTTTGATAATGGCCGGCACATTAGAGGCTTGTACAACACCTATGGCGGCGTCCAATTCACTTGGAAGCTCGACGATGCTTGGGGCGCGGGTTTCCGGTTGGGCGATTTCATCAAGCAGACCAACAAGGTTGCTAAACCTTTCAACACAATCGACACGCGTTTCGGGGTTACCTATCTAAAGAATGGAACCCACTTCACTGCAAACTTTAATTATGGTTTGCCCACAGGGCGCGGTGTGCGACTCGCGCCAAAATACCTCAATCTTGACGTCACATATTCACGCCATGCCGGAAAGCTGGAATATGGATGGGTCGGGTTTGGCTCGACCGACACGACCACACCCTTTGCGGGATATCGAACACAGCGCCAAATTGCGACAGGTCCTCTGCTAGGCTACGACTTCAAGAACTTTGCCCTTCAGCTACGCGCGACGTCGGATATTTATCAGCATAACTACGGCGGCAAGGAGCAGCGACTTTGGGGCGTGATCGCGGTCCCGCTCTGGATAGATAAGGGCGGCTGA
- a CDS encoding 5-formyltetrahydrofolate cyclo-ligase yields the protein MSDAASTKASLRIALRRVRHDFLSGLSADQRDAALARIDAAITPLIPGDAAVAGYVAQSDEPDVLPFLASLHAAGRRVLLPCVRRLDMEFSAWSPADPLVPGYAGIPMPQLGGDSGVPRFLLVPLLGFDRQGGRIGQGGGFYDRYLEHRPETKRLGIAWSAQEVDEVPSDPWDVALTAVVTELETIEVEPPSL from the coding sequence GTGTCTGACGCCGCATCGACGAAGGCATCTCTGAGGATCGCCCTCAGGCGCGTCAGGCACGACTTCCTGAGCGGGCTAAGTGCCGATCAGCGGGATGCGGCCCTCGCGCGAATCGATGCGGCAATAACACCGTTGATCCCCGGTGATGCGGCCGTCGCAGGATACGTAGCGCAATCGGATGAGCCCGATGTTTTGCCGTTCCTAGCAAGCTTGCATGCAGCGGGCCGTCGGGTTCTACTACCGTGCGTACGGCGGCTTGATATGGAGTTTTCCGCGTGGTCGCCGGCCGACCCGCTGGTCCCAGGCTATGCCGGCATCCCGATGCCGCAGCTCGGAGGTGATAGCGGCGTGCCCCGCTTCCTGCTTGTTCCGCTTCTAGGCTTCGATCGGCAGGGCGGCCGGATAGGGCAGGGAGGCGGCTTCTACGACCGTTACCTAGAGCACCGCCCGGAGACGAAGCGGCTCGGTATTGCCTGGAGCGCTCAGGAAGTAGACGAGGTTCCGTCCGATCCCTGGGATGTCGCGCTGACGGCCGTGGTGACGGAGCTCGAGACTATAGAAGTCGAGCCTCCCTCATTGTGA
- a CDS encoding DUF1636 family protein, with the protein MADPTSPTRLLICRTCPGKANATRKRPLGSDAGVRLAERLRSRLDGGNVVVRLVDCLSGCLTPCNARLSAGGKRWVRLHELVPEDADALAAFARAYEASPGGNVDPSLISDRLAGKLAASMPVFASQHTNGAGDSSP; encoded by the coding sequence ATGGCGGATCCAACGTCACCGACCCGGCTGCTGATCTGCCGGACCTGTCCCGGCAAGGCCAATGCAACCCGGAAGAGGCCACTTGGATCAGATGCTGGCGTCCGTCTCGCCGAACGGCTCCGCTCTCGTCTCGACGGCGGCAACGTCGTTGTCCGCCTCGTCGATTGTCTGAGCGGATGCCTGACGCCCTGCAATGCCAGATTGTCCGCCGGCGGCAAGAGGTGGGTCAGGCTACATGAGCTCGTACCCGAGGATGCCGACGCACTCGCCGCCTTTGCGCGGGCTTACGAGGCGAGTCCGGGCGGCAACGTCGATCCAAGCCTGATTTCCGACAGGCTGGCGGGAAAGCTGGCGGCTTCGATGCCGGTCTTCGCAAGTCAACATACGAACGGCGCGGGTGACAGCAGCCCATAG